The genomic window ATAAACTTCAGTTGTTTCTTTCCCAATTTCCAGATTGATATCATCCAGCCTTAAGAACGCATCATTGTTGATAATCTGTTGTTTCACTTCATTTGTTGCAAGATTATGTTGAACTGTCCATTCTCTCTTTGCAGGCTCCAGAAGTGTGGATTTAATTGGTTCTGATAAGACCGGTTCTCCAATGTATGATAATTTATCATCTTCTTTGTTTTTTGGTCTTACAGGTAATATGAGTTTACCTTTGCTCTTTATGGTCAAAGCTGCAGGCTCAGGAGCAGGCCACGCAAACGGCCAGTACGAAGTTGAAATAGACAGGCGTATTTTATTGCCTGCGGGGAAATTTTGTGCCACATAATTCATTTTTACGCAAATCCTGTACGTATTACCAACTTCAAGCACAGCAGGATTTTCATTCCCATCCCTGTGTGCAAGGTTAAGAAGTCCATACGTAACTCTTGTGGAGGTTCCTTCCCGACATACGTCATTTAGTCGCAGGGCAATCATAGCTATAGGTTGGTCTGACTCTAATTCGAGTTCTACTTCCGGAGACCCAAGTATTTCAATATCTTCCTCTAATTCAGGTGTATCAAAAACAAGGGCTCCTCCATCTTCTTCGCTCTGGTCATGAGGAAGGTCAGTTGACTCTGAGTATGAGTACCATTTACCTGCAAAAAGTCCGACACTTAAGGGACTTCTGATCCTCATATCTTCATTTTTGATTTCATCTTCTTCAAGATGGATCCTACCTTTTGATAAGAAGAATTCTTGATTTTCAATTTTGGCAGAAGGCCAATTGTTTTCTGCTATCCATCTGCCAGGACAACTTGAGATCAGGGGGGATACACTATCCTGCATCCAAAGGCGTAACATGGGTTCCTCATCTACTCCATTATCGATCTTTTTAAGCCATCTATCCCACCACCGTGTGGCTTCTCTTAAAAAGTCAATTCCGATTCCCTCTCCCCCAAAATTAGGATATTTATGACCCCATCCCCCTACAAGGGCTTTGCGTGGGACCTGCAGGTTTTCCATAAGCCTGAATACGGTGTTGGAATATCCATCTGCCCACCCACTTACTGCAAAAACGGGGCATGAAATCGCTTCATAATTTTCTGCAACTGAAGCATGTTTCCAGTATTCATCCCTTCTCTGGTGCTGAAGCCATTTCTTCAGCCACAGACCACTTCCTTCCAGTCTGTCCAGCCACATCTCTTTCCATTTATCCCCTACAATAGCAGGGTCTGGTGGAAGAGAGTTATAGGAAAACATTGTTGAGGCCCATGAAAGGTTGTCCGTTAACATGCAACCTCCCATGTAATGAACATCATCTGCATAACGGTCATCGGATGATGAAACTGTAATTATCGCTTTTAGATGGGGTGTATCCTTTGCTGCTATCTGAAGAGCATTGAAACCACCCCAGGAAATACCTATCATTCCTACATTTCCAGTACACCAGGGTTGCGAGGCAATCCATTCGATGATCTCGACACCATCATTGAGTTCCTGAGGCAGGTATTCATCTTCCAGTACTCCATCTGAATCCCCGCTGCCACGCATGTCTACTCTTATAGCCGCGTAACCATTTTGGGCAAAATATCTATGTATTTTGGAATCGCGAATCGCTTTGAAATCACGTTTCCTATAAGGAATATATTCAAGAACAGCGGGTACAGGTTTTTCCTCCGCATCTTCTGGCAACCATATTTTGGCTGCAAGTTTGCAGCCGTCAGGCATGGTTATCCATTCATTTTCAATTTCTCTGAATGTAGTATTACTGTCGTACACCTTTTCTCTCCTCTTGATGTATAGTTGGCTAGCTTCCGGGATAACTCAATAAAAAAAGCTTTGCAGGATTATTTCCCCAGGCAGAAATGCATCATAGAAATTAGTTATACCTGCGGTTGACCAGAATGAAATAAATTTGCCCCCCTCAAATAATTTAACCTCATAACTTCATTGTGCATTTCTTTTTAATAGTTATTAAAAGTATCGCAGTTTGTTCACCTATGGATTTTTAGTACCTACAGGAACACATAATACTTTCCGGAATCATATAACCAACTAATTGAAAATAGTAGTGGGGTTACAATGAGTGATAACAAATACATACGATGGTTTGAAGAGATTACGATTGATGATGTGTCCCTGGTGGGGGGGAAAAATGCATCATTGGGTGAAATGTACAGGGAACTTACGGATAAGGACATACGTATACCTAATGGTTTTGCAATCACTGCTGAGGCCTACTGGCATGTGCTGGACTCGGCAGGTGTGCTGGAAGACCTACGAAGGATTCTGGATGAATTGGACACGAAAAATCTCAGCAACCTTGCTGATGTCGGCAAAAAGGCACGG from Methanohalophilus halophilus includes these protein-coding regions:
- a CDS encoding CocE/NonD family hydrolase codes for the protein MYDSNTTFREIENEWITMPDGCKLAAKIWLPEDAEEKPVPAVLEYIPYRKRDFKAIRDSKIHRYFAQNGYAAIRVDMRGSGDSDGVLEDEYLPQELNDGVEIIEWIASQPWCTGNVGMIGISWGGFNALQIAAKDTPHLKAIITVSSSDDRYADDVHYMGGCMLTDNLSWASTMFSYNSLPPDPAIVGDKWKEMWLDRLEGSGLWLKKWLQHQRRDEYWKHASVAENYEAISCPVFAVSGWADGYSNTVFRLMENLQVPRKALVGGWGHKYPNFGGEGIGIDFLREATRWWDRWLKKIDNGVDEEPMLRLWMQDSVSPLISSCPGRWIAENNWPSAKIENQEFFLSKGRIHLEEDEIKNEDMRIRSPLSVGLFAGKWYSYSESTDLPHDQSEEDGGALVFDTPELEEDIEILGSPEVELELESDQPIAMIALRLNDVCREGTSTRVTYGLLNLAHRDGNENPAVLEVGNTYRICVKMNYVAQNFPAGNKIRLSISTSYWPFAWPAPEPAALTIKSKGKLILPVRPKNKEDDKLSYIGEPVLSEPIKSTLLEPAKREWTVQHNLATNEVKQQIINNDAFLRLDDINLEIGKETTEVYSYLNNNYNTVRGEVESTRSLARGIWKIKTLTRTVLTSTPTHFQIRAILDAYEGDTRIFSKSWDDLIPRDMM